TTAATATTTTCTTCATAAATAAAAACTGAATGTCTTTCAAAATCTCCGCTAGCATTTCTTTTACTCTCAACAATATTTAAAAAATAATCACCCTTCCTATTTTCTTTAACATTAAAGAAATAAGTTCTTTCAGAATTTGTAAATAACTTATCAGAATATATTTCCCCTCTCTCTCCCATTAATTCCTCCACTCAAAAAGCACCAAAATCATTACATTGGCTTTCATAAAAGTTAACATAATTGTACTTATTAAGAAAAAAAAATACTAGATAAACTTAATAATAAATTAATTGACATAAAACTCATTTTTTTATAGAATCGGATCTGATATTTGTGCGTCCTTCGTATAATGGCTATTACCTTAGCCTTCCAAGCTAATGATGTCGGTTCGATCCCGATAGGACGCTTGCTAATGGTCTTTATGGAGATGGCGGGATTTGAACCCGCGTCCTAAAGGTGATACCATGGGTGTCTACAGGCTTAGCCAGTGTTTCGATAAGCAAAGAGACGGGAAACCCCTGGCAAACCGTCAAGTTGCTCCCAAGTTTAGGAGTCCCTAGGGCGCACTTGGATCATCCCCAGCCAAGCTTTGATGTCTTTAAAGAGTTAAACCGAACCTCAAAGCAAAATTCAACAAAACTCTCTGCTAACTTAAGCAGCCATTACAAGGTTTGAACTTGTAAAGTTATTATTTTTTGCATTTATTAAAGAAGTTTTAAGAGATTCACTCTGCCTGCAACTCATACCACCAAACCCTTTAGTCAAATCCAAAACATCCCCCATTACTTCGATGAGAATTATAATATAAACACACCAAAAAAGCAAAATAATTTATTTGAAAAACAATATCTAAAGTTTTACAATTGGTTGTATAATGAACGGAGTACGAGGGGTTTTTGAGTAGCGATCGTTTTTTGAGTAACGAATTTGTGTGGATAGTTATGTTGATCTGTACTTATTCAATATTAATTATCGTATACAGGTTTTTTGGAAAAAGA
This is a stretch of genomic DNA from Borrelia sp. P9F1. It encodes these proteins:
- a CDS encoding DUF3276 family protein; this encodes MGERGEIYSDKLFTNSERTYFFNVKENRKGDYFLNIVESKRNASGDFERHSVFIYEENIKEFEASLLRAISVIKKKISGNYVAGETQHDDFDANNEGFRGDNFDKDYHFSGRSRNRDY